A single window of Channa argus isolate prfri chromosome 12, Channa argus male v1.0, whole genome shotgun sequence DNA harbors:
- the LOC137138326 gene encoding solute carrier family 12 member 6-like isoform X6 — translation MELYQDIYQPLTLPFTELPLDEYPKCETGGSYFMISRSLGPEFGGAVGLCFFLGTTFAGAMYILGAIEIFLMYIAPKAAIFVAQDPESEGLAMLNNMRVYGSICLLLMSLLVFVGVKYVNKLASIFLACVIVSILSIYIGALVSVFQPPHFPVCMLGNRTINSHEIDDECAKTIYLQIKEPVERDDTNSTVINENRTASPTFNSSHGSILVEKTTDLWKHFCQSPELNSTCDEYFILNNFSKIEGIPGLASGIISENVWSSYLSKGDVVEKSSLSSSHAAHPASTFQPYVFADITTSFTLLVGIFFPSVTGIMAGSNRSGDLKDAQRSIPIGTILAILTTSIVYLSSVVLFGACIDGVVLRDKFGDSVKGNLVVGTLAWPSPWVIVIGSFFSTCGAGLQSLTGAPRLLQAIAKDNIIPFLRVFGHGKTNGEPTWALLLTTFIAELGILIASLDLVAPILTMFFLMCYLFVNLACALQTLLRSPNWRPRFSYYHWTLSFLGMTICLALMFISSWYYAIAAMVIAGMIYKYIEYHGAEKEWGDGIRGLSLSAARYALLRLEEGPPHTKNWRPQVLVLLKLDEDAHVKSPRLLTFASQLKAGKGLTIVGTVVSGNFLQSYGEALAAEQTLKHLMDKERVKGFCQCIVAQKAREGISHMIQSSGLGGMKPNTVVMGWPHAWRQSEDPQAWKTFINTVRVTTAAHLALLVPKNISLFPTNSEPYTEGHIDVWWIVHDGGMLMLLPFLLRQHKVWRKCGMRIFTVAQMEDNSIQMKKDLATFLYHLRIEAEVEVVEMHDSDISAYTYERTLMMEQRSQMLRQMRLSKSDREKERVRWSFDDAQLVKDRNSMLRLTSIGSDDDDDTDCGERDRVGSAGSSSEHHQRVQMTWTKEKTTQYRATHSGCSTPEGFRDMLSIRPDQSNVRRMHTAVKLNEVIVNKSHDARLVLLNMPGPPKNTEGDENYMEFLEVLTEGLERVLLVRGGGSEVITIYS, via the exons ATGGAGTTGTACCAG GATATTTATCAACCATTGACTTTACCTTTCACTGAATTACCTCTAGATGAATATCCCAAATGTGAAA CGGGAGGCTCCTACTTCATGATTAGTCGCTCTCTGGGTCCAGAGTTTGGGGGTGCGGTGGGCCTGTGCTTCTTCTTGGGCACCACCTTTGCTGGAGCCATGTACATCTTGGGAGCGATTGAGATATTTCTG ATGTACATAGCACCTAAGGCGGCCATTTTTGTAGCACAGGACCCCGAAAGTGAAGGGTTGGCCATGTTGAACAACATGCGGGTCTACGGCTCCATCTGTCTCCTCCTGATGTCCTTGCTGGTCTTTGTGGGTGTGAAGTACGTCAACAAACTGGCTTCTATTTTTTTGGCCTGTGTCATTGTCTCCATTCTTTCTATCTACATTGGAGCGCTGGTTTCTGTCTTCCAACCACCACATTTTCC GGTATGCATGCTGGGAAATAGAACTATCAACAGTCATGAAATTGATGACGAGTGTGCAAAAACAATCTATTTGCAAATCAAAGAGCCAGTGGAGAGAGACGACACAAACTCCACAGTTATTAACG aaaacagaactgCGAGCCCAACCTTTAACTCAAGCCATGGTTCTATTTTGGTGGAAAAGACAACAGATCTTTGGAAGCACTTTTGCCAGAGCCCAGAGCTCAACAGCACCTgtgatgaatattttattttgaacaatttcTCCAAGATTGAAGGGATCCCCGGTCTGGCCAGTGGAATCATTTcag AGAATGTGTGGAGCTCCTACCTCAGCAAAGGGGATGTGGTAGAGAAAAGCTCTCTCAGCTCATCTCATGCTGCACATCCAGCATCCACCTTTCAACCTTATGTGTTTGCTGATATCACTACCTCCTTCACACTGCTGGTGGGCATCTTCTTCCCCTCTGTCACAG GAATAATGGCTGGTTCCAACCGATCGGGGGATCTTAAAGATGCCCAGCGGTCTATCCCCATTGGAACCATCCTTGCCATCCTTACCACATCCATTGTCT ACCTGagcagtgttgttttgtttggagCTTGCATTGATGGGGTGGTCCTCCGAGACAA GTTTGGAGACTCAGTAAAAGGAAATCTGGTGGTGGGGACTCTTGCTTGGCCGAGTCCCTGGGTCATTGTGATTGGCTCTTTCTTCTCGACGTGTGGTGCAGGTCTCCAGTCGCTGACCGGCGCTCCCCGACTCCTGCAGGCCATTGCCAAAGACAACATCATCCCCTTTCTCCGG GTGTTTGGCCATGGGAAGACAAATGGAGAACCCACCTGGGCCCTGCTGCTAACGACATTTATTGCTGAGCTGGGAATTCTCATTGCCTCTCTAGACTTGGTGGCTCCAATTCTGACAAT gtTCTTCCTCATGTGTTACCTGTTTGTTAACCTGGCATGTGCCCTCCAGACCCTCCTGAGGTCACCCAACTGGAGACCACGCTTTTCCTACTACCACTG GACCTTGTCATTTTTGGGGATGACTATCTGCTTGGCACTCATGTTCATATCCTCTTGGTACTACGCAATTGCTGCCATGGTGATTGCTGGCATGATCTACAAGTACATTGAGTACCACGG agcagagaaagagTGGGGGGATGGAATTCGTGGTCTTTCTCTCAGTGCTGCCCGATATGCACTCTTGAGGTTGGAAGAGGGACCACCCCACACAAAAAACTGGAG GCCTCAGGTGTTGGTGTTACTAAAACTGGATGAAGATGCCCACGTCAAGTCTCCTCGCCTACTAACATTTGCCAGCCAGCTGAAGGCAGGAAAGGGCCTGACCATTGTTGGCACCGTCGTCTCAGGCAATTTCTTACAAAGTTACGGAGAGGCCCTCGCTGCTGAACAG ACTTTAAAGCACCTGATGGATAAGGAGCGTGTAAAAGGCTTCTGTCAGTGCATTGTGGCTCAGAAGGCGCGTGAAGGCATTAGCCACATGATTCAATCCAGTGGCCTGGGAGGTATGAAACCCAACACTGTGGTGATGGGCTGGCCTCATGCCTGGAGGCAGAGCGAGGATCCACAGGCCTGGAAGACCTTCATTA ACACCGTGCGGGTGACCACAGCAGCCCACCTTGCTTTGCTTGTGCCCAAAAACATCTCTCTGTTCCCCACTAACAGTGAACCCTACACAGAGGGCCACATCGATGTGTGGTGGATTGTCCATGATGGAGGGATGCTAATGTTGCTGCCCTTCCTTCTGCGCCAACACAAG GTGTGGCGCAAGTGTGGGATGCGAATCTTTACAGTGGCCCAGATGGAGGATAATTCAATCCAGATGAAAAAGGACCTGGCAACCTTTCTGTATCATCTACGCATTGAGGCTGAGGTGGAAGTAGTTGAGATG CATGACAGTGATATCAGCGCATACACTTATGAACGGACCCTGATGATGGAGCAAAGGTCTCAGATGCTAAGACAGATGCGACTCTCAAAGTCAGACAGGGAAAAAGAG CGGGTACGCTGGAGTTTTGATGAT GCCCAGCTAGTGAAAGACCGTAATTCTATGCTGCGTCTGACGAGCATTGGATCCGATGACGACGATGACACAGACTGTGGGGAGCGAGATAGAGTGGGCAGTGCTGGTAGCAGCTCTGAGCACCATCAACGAGTCCAAATGACCTGGACCAAAGAGAAGACCACACAGTACAGAGCCACGCATTCTGGCTGCTCCACACCTGAGGGCTTCAGAGACATGCTCAGCATCAGGCC
- the LOC137138326 gene encoding solute carrier family 12 member 6-like isoform X4, producing the protein MASVRFTVTPTKAEDLPGLSDTSPEISSRSSARVRFGSRESVNRSDPLSEVSGAVTTTATVGGGTDTPDHSNLELGDGNSKISSVYINNTHGMDDDDYYDRNLALFEEEMDTRPKVSSLLSRLANYTNLTQGAKEHEEAESIGEKKKAKKSPQMGTFMGVYLPCLQNIFGVILFLRLTWVVGTAGVLQALCIVFICCCCTLLTAISMSAIATNGVVPAGGSYFMISRSLGPEFGGAVGLCFFLGTTFAGAMYILGAIEIFLMYIAPKAAIFVAQDPESEGLAMLNNMRVYGSICLLLMSLLVFVGVKYVNKLASIFLACVIVSILSIYIGALVSVFQPPHFPVCMLGNRTINSHEIDDECAKTIYLQIKEPVERDDTNSTVINENRTASPTFNSSHGSILVEKTTDLWKHFCQSPELNSTCDEYFILNNFSKIEGIPGLASGIISENVWSSYLSKGDVVEKSSLSSSHAAHPASTFQPYVFADITTSFTLLVGIFFPSVTGIMAGSNRSGDLKDAQRSIPIGTILAILTTSIVYLSSVVLFGACIDGVVLRDKFGDSVKGNLVVGTLAWPSPWVIVIGSFFSTCGAGLQSLTGAPRLLQAIAKDNIIPFLRVFGHGKTNGEPTWALLLTTFIAELGILIASLDLVAPILTMFFLMCYLFVNLACALQTLLRSPNWRPRFSYYHWTLSFLGMTICLALMFISSWYYAIAAMVIAGMIYKYIEYHGAEKEWGDGIRGLSLSAARYALLRLEEGPPHTKNWRPQVLVLLKLDEDAHVKSPRLLTFASQLKAGKGLTIVGTVVSGNFLQSYGEALAAEQTLKHLMDKERVKGFCQCIVAQKAREGISHMIQSSGLGGMKPNTVVMGWPHAWRQSEDPQAWKTFINTVRVTTAAHLALLVPKNISLFPTNSEPYTEGHIDVWWIVHDGGMLMLLPFLLRQHKVWRKCGMRIFTVAQMEDNSIQMKKDLATFLYHLRIEAEVEVVEMHDSDISAYTYERTLMMEQRSQMLRQMRLSKSDREKEGKPCSSRSIPEAQRSQLRPS; encoded by the exons ATGGCATCTGTGCGCTTCACTGTGACACCCACCAAGGCAGAGGACCTCCCAGGGCTGTCTGACACGTCACCTGAAATCAGTTCCCGCTCCAGTGCCCGTGTGCGCTTCGGATCCAGAGAGAGTGTCAATCGAAGTGACCCACTCAGCGAGGTGTCAGGAGCAGTCACAACTACCGCTACAGTAGGAGGAGGGACCGACACCCCAGACCACAGCAACTTGGAGCTAG GTGATGGAAATTCCAAAATCTCCAGTGTGTACATCAACAACACTCATGGAATGGATGATGATGACTACTATGACAGAAACTTGGCCTTATTTGAG GAAGAGATGGACACTCGGCCAAAGGTGTCTTCTTTGCTCAGTCGCCTGGCCAACTACACCAACCTGACACAGGGGGCCAAGGAGCACGAGGAGGCTGAGAGCATtggtgagaaaaagaaagcCAAAAAG TCACCACAGATGGGGACGTTCATGGGTGTTTACCTGCCTTGCCTCCAGAACATCTTCGGTGTCATCTTATTCCTGAGGTTGACCTGGGTGGTGGGAACTGCTGGGGTGCTGCAGGCCCTCTGCATTGTTTTCATATGCTGTTGCTGT ACTTTATTGACTGCGATATCAATGAGTGCCATTGCCACTAATGGAGTTGTACCAG CGGGAGGCTCCTACTTCATGATTAGTCGCTCTCTGGGTCCAGAGTTTGGGGGTGCGGTGGGCCTGTGCTTCTTCTTGGGCACCACCTTTGCTGGAGCCATGTACATCTTGGGAGCGATTGAGATATTTCTG ATGTACATAGCACCTAAGGCGGCCATTTTTGTAGCACAGGACCCCGAAAGTGAAGGGTTGGCCATGTTGAACAACATGCGGGTCTACGGCTCCATCTGTCTCCTCCTGATGTCCTTGCTGGTCTTTGTGGGTGTGAAGTACGTCAACAAACTGGCTTCTATTTTTTTGGCCTGTGTCATTGTCTCCATTCTTTCTATCTACATTGGAGCGCTGGTTTCTGTCTTCCAACCACCACATTTTCC GGTATGCATGCTGGGAAATAGAACTATCAACAGTCATGAAATTGATGACGAGTGTGCAAAAACAATCTATTTGCAAATCAAAGAGCCAGTGGAGAGAGACGACACAAACTCCACAGTTATTAACG aaaacagaactgCGAGCCCAACCTTTAACTCAAGCCATGGTTCTATTTTGGTGGAAAAGACAACAGATCTTTGGAAGCACTTTTGCCAGAGCCCAGAGCTCAACAGCACCTgtgatgaatattttattttgaacaatttcTCCAAGATTGAAGGGATCCCCGGTCTGGCCAGTGGAATCATTTcag AGAATGTGTGGAGCTCCTACCTCAGCAAAGGGGATGTGGTAGAGAAAAGCTCTCTCAGCTCATCTCATGCTGCACATCCAGCATCCACCTTTCAACCTTATGTGTTTGCTGATATCACTACCTCCTTCACACTGCTGGTGGGCATCTTCTTCCCCTCTGTCACAG GAATAATGGCTGGTTCCAACCGATCGGGGGATCTTAAAGATGCCCAGCGGTCTATCCCCATTGGAACCATCCTTGCCATCCTTACCACATCCATTGTCT ACCTGagcagtgttgttttgtttggagCTTGCATTGATGGGGTGGTCCTCCGAGACAA GTTTGGAGACTCAGTAAAAGGAAATCTGGTGGTGGGGACTCTTGCTTGGCCGAGTCCCTGGGTCATTGTGATTGGCTCTTTCTTCTCGACGTGTGGTGCAGGTCTCCAGTCGCTGACCGGCGCTCCCCGACTCCTGCAGGCCATTGCCAAAGACAACATCATCCCCTTTCTCCGG GTGTTTGGCCATGGGAAGACAAATGGAGAACCCACCTGGGCCCTGCTGCTAACGACATTTATTGCTGAGCTGGGAATTCTCATTGCCTCTCTAGACTTGGTGGCTCCAATTCTGACAAT gtTCTTCCTCATGTGTTACCTGTTTGTTAACCTGGCATGTGCCCTCCAGACCCTCCTGAGGTCACCCAACTGGAGACCACGCTTTTCCTACTACCACTG GACCTTGTCATTTTTGGGGATGACTATCTGCTTGGCACTCATGTTCATATCCTCTTGGTACTACGCAATTGCTGCCATGGTGATTGCTGGCATGATCTACAAGTACATTGAGTACCACGG agcagagaaagagTGGGGGGATGGAATTCGTGGTCTTTCTCTCAGTGCTGCCCGATATGCACTCTTGAGGTTGGAAGAGGGACCACCCCACACAAAAAACTGGAG GCCTCAGGTGTTGGTGTTACTAAAACTGGATGAAGATGCCCACGTCAAGTCTCCTCGCCTACTAACATTTGCCAGCCAGCTGAAGGCAGGAAAGGGCCTGACCATTGTTGGCACCGTCGTCTCAGGCAATTTCTTACAAAGTTACGGAGAGGCCCTCGCTGCTGAACAG ACTTTAAAGCACCTGATGGATAAGGAGCGTGTAAAAGGCTTCTGTCAGTGCATTGTGGCTCAGAAGGCGCGTGAAGGCATTAGCCACATGATTCAATCCAGTGGCCTGGGAGGTATGAAACCCAACACTGTGGTGATGGGCTGGCCTCATGCCTGGAGGCAGAGCGAGGATCCACAGGCCTGGAAGACCTTCATTA ACACCGTGCGGGTGACCACAGCAGCCCACCTTGCTTTGCTTGTGCCCAAAAACATCTCTCTGTTCCCCACTAACAGTGAACCCTACACAGAGGGCCACATCGATGTGTGGTGGATTGTCCATGATGGAGGGATGCTAATGTTGCTGCCCTTCCTTCTGCGCCAACACAAG GTGTGGCGCAAGTGTGGGATGCGAATCTTTACAGTGGCCCAGATGGAGGATAATTCAATCCAGATGAAAAAGGACCTGGCAACCTTTCTGTATCATCTACGCATTGAGGCTGAGGTGGAAGTAGTTGAGATG CATGACAGTGATATCAGCGCATACACTTATGAACGGACCCTGATGATGGAGCAAAGGTCTCAGATGCTAAGACAGATGCGACTCTCAAAGTCAGACAGGGAAAAAGAG GGAAAACCTTGTAGCAGCCGCAGTATCCCAGAAGCTCAAAGGTCTCAGTTGAG GCCCAGCTAG
- the LOC137138326 gene encoding solute carrier family 12 member 6-like isoform X3, producing MASVRFTVTPTKAEDLPGLSDTSPEISSRSSARVRFGSRESVNRSDPLSEVSGAVTTTATVGGGTDTPDHSNLELGDGNSKISSVYINNTHGMDDDDYYDRNLALFEEEMDTRPKVSSLLSRLANYTNLTQGAKEHEEAESIGEKKKAKKSPQMGTFMGVYLPCLQNIFGVILFLRLTWVVGTAGVLQALCIVFICCCCTLLTAISMSAIATNGVVPAGGSYFMISRSLGPEFGGAVGLCFFLGTTFAGAMYILGAIEIFLMYIAPKAAIFVAQDPESEGLAMLNNMRVYGSICLLLMSLLVFVGVKYVNKLASIFLACVIVSILSIYIGALVSVFQPPHFPVCMLGNRTINSHEIDDECAKTIYLQIKEPVERDDTNSTVINENRTASPTFNSSHGSILVEKTTDLWKHFCQSPELNSTCDEYFILNNFSKIEGIPGLASGIISENVWSSYLSKGDVVEKSSLSSSHAAHPASTFQPYVFADITTSFTLLVGIFFPSVTGIMAGSNRSGDLKDAQRSIPIGTILAILTTSIVYLSSVVLFGACIDGVVLRDKFGDSVKGNLVVGTLAWPSPWVIVIGSFFSTCGAGLQSLTGAPRLLQAIAKDNIIPFLRVFGHGKTNGEPTWALLLTTFIAELGILIASLDLVAPILTMFFLMCYLFVNLACALQTLLRSPNWRPRFSYYHWTLSFLGMTICLALMFISSWYYAIAAMVIAGMIYKYIEYHGAEKEWGDGIRGLSLSAARYALLRLEEGPPHTKNWRPQVLVLLKLDEDAHVKSPRLLTFASQLKAGKGLTIVGTVVSGNFLQSYGEALAAEQTLKHLMDKERVKGFCQCIVAQKAREGISHMIQSSGLGGMKPNTVVMGWPHAWRQSEDPQAWKTFINTVRVTTAAHLALLVPKNISLFPTNSEPYTEGHIDVWWIVHDGGMLMLLPFLLRQHKVWRKCGMRIFTVAQMEDNSIQMKKDLATFLYHLRIEAEVEVVEMHDSDISAYTYERTLMMEQRSQMLRQMRLSKSDREKEGKPCSSRSIPEAQRSQLSGYAGVLMMPS from the exons ATGGCATCTGTGCGCTTCACTGTGACACCCACCAAGGCAGAGGACCTCCCAGGGCTGTCTGACACGTCACCTGAAATCAGTTCCCGCTCCAGTGCCCGTGTGCGCTTCGGATCCAGAGAGAGTGTCAATCGAAGTGACCCACTCAGCGAGGTGTCAGGAGCAGTCACAACTACCGCTACAGTAGGAGGAGGGACCGACACCCCAGACCACAGCAACTTGGAGCTAG GTGATGGAAATTCCAAAATCTCCAGTGTGTACATCAACAACACTCATGGAATGGATGATGATGACTACTATGACAGAAACTTGGCCTTATTTGAG GAAGAGATGGACACTCGGCCAAAGGTGTCTTCTTTGCTCAGTCGCCTGGCCAACTACACCAACCTGACACAGGGGGCCAAGGAGCACGAGGAGGCTGAGAGCATtggtgagaaaaagaaagcCAAAAAG TCACCACAGATGGGGACGTTCATGGGTGTTTACCTGCCTTGCCTCCAGAACATCTTCGGTGTCATCTTATTCCTGAGGTTGACCTGGGTGGTGGGAACTGCTGGGGTGCTGCAGGCCCTCTGCATTGTTTTCATATGCTGTTGCTGT ACTTTATTGACTGCGATATCAATGAGTGCCATTGCCACTAATGGAGTTGTACCAG CGGGAGGCTCCTACTTCATGATTAGTCGCTCTCTGGGTCCAGAGTTTGGGGGTGCGGTGGGCCTGTGCTTCTTCTTGGGCACCACCTTTGCTGGAGCCATGTACATCTTGGGAGCGATTGAGATATTTCTG ATGTACATAGCACCTAAGGCGGCCATTTTTGTAGCACAGGACCCCGAAAGTGAAGGGTTGGCCATGTTGAACAACATGCGGGTCTACGGCTCCATCTGTCTCCTCCTGATGTCCTTGCTGGTCTTTGTGGGTGTGAAGTACGTCAACAAACTGGCTTCTATTTTTTTGGCCTGTGTCATTGTCTCCATTCTTTCTATCTACATTGGAGCGCTGGTTTCTGTCTTCCAACCACCACATTTTCC GGTATGCATGCTGGGAAATAGAACTATCAACAGTCATGAAATTGATGACGAGTGTGCAAAAACAATCTATTTGCAAATCAAAGAGCCAGTGGAGAGAGACGACACAAACTCCACAGTTATTAACG aaaacagaactgCGAGCCCAACCTTTAACTCAAGCCATGGTTCTATTTTGGTGGAAAAGACAACAGATCTTTGGAAGCACTTTTGCCAGAGCCCAGAGCTCAACAGCACCTgtgatgaatattttattttgaacaatttcTCCAAGATTGAAGGGATCCCCGGTCTGGCCAGTGGAATCATTTcag AGAATGTGTGGAGCTCCTACCTCAGCAAAGGGGATGTGGTAGAGAAAAGCTCTCTCAGCTCATCTCATGCTGCACATCCAGCATCCACCTTTCAACCTTATGTGTTTGCTGATATCACTACCTCCTTCACACTGCTGGTGGGCATCTTCTTCCCCTCTGTCACAG GAATAATGGCTGGTTCCAACCGATCGGGGGATCTTAAAGATGCCCAGCGGTCTATCCCCATTGGAACCATCCTTGCCATCCTTACCACATCCATTGTCT ACCTGagcagtgttgttttgtttggagCTTGCATTGATGGGGTGGTCCTCCGAGACAA GTTTGGAGACTCAGTAAAAGGAAATCTGGTGGTGGGGACTCTTGCTTGGCCGAGTCCCTGGGTCATTGTGATTGGCTCTTTCTTCTCGACGTGTGGTGCAGGTCTCCAGTCGCTGACCGGCGCTCCCCGACTCCTGCAGGCCATTGCCAAAGACAACATCATCCCCTTTCTCCGG GTGTTTGGCCATGGGAAGACAAATGGAGAACCCACCTGGGCCCTGCTGCTAACGACATTTATTGCTGAGCTGGGAATTCTCATTGCCTCTCTAGACTTGGTGGCTCCAATTCTGACAAT gtTCTTCCTCATGTGTTACCTGTTTGTTAACCTGGCATGTGCCCTCCAGACCCTCCTGAGGTCACCCAACTGGAGACCACGCTTTTCCTACTACCACTG GACCTTGTCATTTTTGGGGATGACTATCTGCTTGGCACTCATGTTCATATCCTCTTGGTACTACGCAATTGCTGCCATGGTGATTGCTGGCATGATCTACAAGTACATTGAGTACCACGG agcagagaaagagTGGGGGGATGGAATTCGTGGTCTTTCTCTCAGTGCTGCCCGATATGCACTCTTGAGGTTGGAAGAGGGACCACCCCACACAAAAAACTGGAG GCCTCAGGTGTTGGTGTTACTAAAACTGGATGAAGATGCCCACGTCAAGTCTCCTCGCCTACTAACATTTGCCAGCCAGCTGAAGGCAGGAAAGGGCCTGACCATTGTTGGCACCGTCGTCTCAGGCAATTTCTTACAAAGTTACGGAGAGGCCCTCGCTGCTGAACAG ACTTTAAAGCACCTGATGGATAAGGAGCGTGTAAAAGGCTTCTGTCAGTGCATTGTGGCTCAGAAGGCGCGTGAAGGCATTAGCCACATGATTCAATCCAGTGGCCTGGGAGGTATGAAACCCAACACTGTGGTGATGGGCTGGCCTCATGCCTGGAGGCAGAGCGAGGATCCACAGGCCTGGAAGACCTTCATTA ACACCGTGCGGGTGACCACAGCAGCCCACCTTGCTTTGCTTGTGCCCAAAAACATCTCTCTGTTCCCCACTAACAGTGAACCCTACACAGAGGGCCACATCGATGTGTGGTGGATTGTCCATGATGGAGGGATGCTAATGTTGCTGCCCTTCCTTCTGCGCCAACACAAG GTGTGGCGCAAGTGTGGGATGCGAATCTTTACAGTGGCCCAGATGGAGGATAATTCAATCCAGATGAAAAAGGACCTGGCAACCTTTCTGTATCATCTACGCATTGAGGCTGAGGTGGAAGTAGTTGAGATG CATGACAGTGATATCAGCGCATACACTTATGAACGGACCCTGATGATGGAGCAAAGGTCTCAGATGCTAAGACAGATGCGACTCTCAAAGTCAGACAGGGAAAAAGAG GGAAAACCTTGTAGCAGCCGCAGTATCCCAGAAGCTCAAAGGTCTCAGTTGAG CGGGTACGCTGGAGTTTTGATGAT GCCCAGCTAG